DNA from Rhipicephalus sanguineus isolate Rsan-2018 chromosome 11, BIME_Rsan_1.4, whole genome shotgun sequence:
AAACACTGACGGGAAACTCTCAGACGTTCTCTAAAAATTTGCGCGCAATCTATCGTTTCCGTTTTGCTAGCAGCCGCGCCGAAGGCGTCCGTGAACTCTGTATGTTTGCGTAGCAGCTGGCCTCGTACAAGCAAGGCTTTAATGAAATATTTGCGGCCTACTTTCAACCCATTTGCCAGCTATATGTCTTTCACCCAGTTTTCAGAGCGCTAGCTGTGACATATGCATGAATCTATAATGACTCGGCTACGTGGCTGCCCTAAAGCACAAGAGAATGCGACCGGGTTTGACTGATGCTACAGATTAGAGGgaggttggggggagggggggtcacggGCCGATCTTTGACAGCCCGGTCGATTTTTACTCGGGCACGGGGTTAGGACTCGAGCCGACGAGCATTTTTCATCGGGCTGGTTGGGTTCGTACGGCATTGGAGCTCGCGAATTCGGCCCGGAATTCTCGCCAGCCAACACTCCACATTCCAGGCGAAAGTCGGGGTTGCACACAGGACCACATGCCTGTCTTTCactctacgaaaaaaaaataaaaagacggTTAACCAGCAAAGCTGAAACGTACGTCCCCAATGTTTATCACGGGCTGGGATCTCACGATGCGTCTTCTGTTATAGCTTTTGGTGATTTCTCTGTCACCACACTTAGGAGATGCGTGCTTCAAGGACGTTAGCTTAAAGGATATTAAGAAAAGCTAAAGGATCTTACGGGTtgcgattcatgctgcggcgggtatcatccccagctatacactctaagaaaagaaaaggtGTCATTTAactctctttttatacatgtaagagtcacatgtgtagcactccctttagaggGGAAAGGTGACTCTCTTTTAGAGAAAGGtgcattgactctcttttggaaagtcgtgcgttccacgactctcacatatgactctcacatgtataaaaagagagtcacagttcttagagtgtatgtgctgacaaaacctgaagagaaacagCGCAAGCGAGGTGACTGTTCGAGGTATACCATTGTATGCTTGTATCGCTTCTTCATTATAGTTTCCTGCACACTCACAGACCGCCACATTTTCCCACCTGCTAGAGGTATACAACGCTGATGAAAACCAAAAGGTTACCCAATTACTCCTTTTTTGGTGAGTGTTGACTTGCCGCATATATATAACTCCCTTTAAGGGtacgcgttaactctcttttgtaGAGTCGCggctcccacgactctccgaagagagtataaggATCTCGAAAAGAGAGTAATAGTGGATCTTTGAAGGCAGTTATATATGTGACAAATCAGCATTCACCAAAGTGCAACAGGGAATCtttttttactattattatttctttcagtgCGCTCCGGCATGCTTTTCGAGGCATTTCTCGCGGTTGTGGCGAACGTTTATTAATGTATCAAAACTCAAGTCACGTATATGCAGGCGCACTGAGCAAGCGATGAGCACCTACTCGACGCTTATGCATCCGCCTGGTGATGTTACTGGCTCGTTCTTAACCGCGCAGCGCCTTTGCGGCCAAATTACATGTTGATAATAATATTTATTGGCACACTCTTCGCAACAAGGCAACGACAAGTAGCCAATTATCATTCTTGTTACAATCAGGTATTATTCCTTATAGTGCATGCAGTATATCACCCTAGTTATCTCTTTCTGATTTCTTTTCTTCAGACAAGCCTTGACACTATTATACCGAAAAAAGAAACCGCTCTCTACAATGTACATAGCGTCCGTTACCTACGCCTGCACGTAGCGAATCCGAACACTGAAGCGACACCTAGTACTGCAAGCGTTTCGAAGGTACTGGACAGGCACTAGTATAATAATAAGGGATGCGATAATAGCATACTACGTTGTATACTCGAGGTGCGACCATGCCACTCATTTTCGAACGTCGCATACGAAGCAGACAACGTACGTGAACAGCACGTCCGCACACATACTGAAATTTGACTCACCGAGTGTGAAACTTAACGTTATTTTAAATTTTCATATTATACATAGTAATAAACAAACGAGAAGCGGTGGCCGTCGCGAGAAAATGGCGATATCTTTCctcgtttattttttatttcaattagAAGGCGGATAGGCTCTTGCAGGTGGAACTACTAGAGTCCAAAGTGTCGTCAGCGAGAGCCCATATTGCTGATGTGTGTATTTAGTTAGTTATTTGTTGACGCTCCGTATAATTCTGTAGTTGTCTGTGTTAGCGACTTAATAAGCATGCTGACCAATGTTCTTTTCCTTCGCAGGATCGGAAGCTAAAACGGAAACAGAGAGACGCGGCAAGGAGCGACTTACCATCTAGGGCCTAGTACgactcgaagaaaaaaatgaattgaACATATAAAGCACCGAATCCGTCTTCCCCACCAGCGCTGATTAGTTCTTCAATGTCCTCACTGCCgcaaaacatgaaaatcatcctACGAAGCTACACTCACCTGAACTTCGATGTTTGATTCTTCTCAACGCTAACGCTCTCAGGTCACAAAAAGCCATGTTCTCCTTTGCGATCGACCTAGTCGTTTTCCTAATCAAGGTCCTCGTTACCGCCTACGACGTCATCAGCATTCCCGTCTACTTCGTACTCCAGAAGCCCTGGGTCTACTGGAAGCAAAAACGACTGCGGTTCGCCAAACCCATCAAAGATGGCGACCCGTCGTCGCCTTACGTACGCCCGGAAACGCTCGACATCGAATGCCTGAAGGGTGTCCGAACGCTGGACGAAGCCACCCGCAAAGCAGTTCGGTCGTACCCCGAGCGACCCGCTCTGGGTACGAGGCCAGTCCTCGGACAAAGCGAGGACAAGCAGCCCGACGGCAGGGTCTTCAAGAAACTTGTTCTGGGCGACTACCAGTGGCTCACGTACGACGAGGTCGACCAGAAGATCGACCTGACGGCACGCGGTCTGCAGGCCATAGGCCTGAGACCACGTCAGCGCATGGCCATCCTAGCCGAGACGCGCTTGGAGTGGTTCGTAACGGCGCAGGCCTGTTTCCGCGCCAACGTCCCGCTAGTCACTCTGTACGCGACGCTTAGCAACGAAGGGATAGTGAGCGCAGTAAACAGGACCGCGGTGACGCACTTGGTCACTTCTGCGGACCTCCTTCCCCGGGTGATAAGCATCTCGGGCAAGACGCCGTCACTTACGCACATCGTCTACATGGAGAACGCTTCGTCCAAACAGCTCCAACCGTCTGCAGCTCAGGGTCCTCAGGCAAGTGCACTTAGGGTTACTTCCCGACTCTGTGCTCAATCGTGACACTGTCTCGCGATCTTCAGTAAAGTTCGGTCGCGCTATAATAGGTCAGTGTCGTTTGTCCACGACTCCTCCAGAAAATACAGTAGAGTGTTGACAGCTAATATCTATTAATTAATACTGGACCAGTGTCACAGCTCTCTTTGCCAGAGAAAGAACGGAAGGCTTTATTTCATTTAACGAAAGACTTGCAGCACCAACGCCTCATCTGTGGTGGCACAAACTGAGAATCAAGGAAAAAACAAGAAGACAGGATAGGACGCCAAGATCCTGTCTTCTTATTTTCCCTTGATTGTCAGTTTGCGCCACAAATCTTTCGTTAAGCAATGCCCCAACAAGCCCAAAGAAATAGTCTGCTAAAGTTTTATTTGGATGGAGCACGGGGCACCGAGTTATGGAATCAACGCTTCATGCTAAGGTTCTCAGTCCAGTGCTGTAGCGACGGAACTTCGGCGCTGATAATCAGCTTTCTGACAGCACCGTCTCGCGCTGATATAGTGAGTTCAGTTTCTAAACTTACAAACTCACGTTTCTTGAGTTTCGTTTTTGCGTACCTCTAGCGGCGATGTTACCGACACTGGGCCGTCAAATGAAAGCTACATAGCGCCTTGTGGTCAGTGCACAATGCTTGCGTACATTGatattgtgcctatatttttACACTACGCCAGAAACATTACGTGTAGGCAAGAGTGATGCGTAAGATGTGAGCACATCCAATGCGCGGTCGATGCTGAGGTTTACCGTTTACAGAAAAGGCAGGTCACCGACCGGTACGAAACAATCTGAAGGCAGGAGCGGGAAATGGCACCCTGAAAAACAATGTATATGCGTAAACAGTTGTGTGATGACTCTGAAGGCGTAAGTTGTCGCCCCGTCCTAAATCAGGGTTTCCGTTCATCCACCGCAGGTCATGCCGTTCTCCAGTCTTCAAACCTTGGGAAGCCAGCGCTACTTGCAAGAGTGCCGGCCCACGCCTGATGACATCGCGATCATCATGTTCACCAGCGGATCCACGGGAATTCCCAAGGGTGTCATGGCAACGCACAGCAACCTCATGACGACGATGAGATCCTTCGCTTTTCTCTGCCAGAACTTCGGGGTCGCAGGCAGCGAAGACGTCTACATCGCCTTCCTGCCTCTGGCCCACATGCTCGAGCTTTCTTTCGAGATACTGCTCATGAGCGTGGGCGGTCGCATAGGCTACTCCTCTCCCCTCACGCTCACCGACAAGTCAAACGGCGTCGATCCGAGCTGTCGCGGAGACGCGACCGTTCTGAAGCCGACTCAGATAACCTGTGTTCCTCTCGTGGCTGACCGGATCCGGAAAGGAATCAACGAAATGGCCGCTTCCAAGGGTGCCCTGTTCAAGGCGCTATTTGACTACGCCGTACAGTACAAATGCCGCTGGCTGAACCTCGGGTTCGACACTCCCATCCTCAACCGGGTACTGTTCAACAAGACGAGCCGCGTTCTCGGAGGCAAAACCAAGTTCATCGTGAGCGGCTCGGCCCCGCTGTCCAATCAGACCCGCTGGTTTCTGAGGGCCTGTCTAAATTGCCCGGTCGTCGAAGGATACGGCTTGTCAGAGACGAGCTGCGTGACCACGGCCATGGATCGGCGGGACACAAGCACGGGACGCGTGGGACCCCCGCTTCCGGGTTGCTACTTGCGCCTGGTCGACTGGCCGGAGGGCGGCTACAGCGTCGCCGACAAGCCTAACCCTCGCGGCGAGGTCGTTGTCGGAGGTCCGTGCATCACCAAGGGGTACTTCGAGGACGAAGAACTGACGCGAGAGTCGTTCCGGGAGGAAGGCGGCGTCCGCTGGTTCTACACTGGCGATGTAGGCGAAATCTTCCCCAACGGCACGCTCAAGATCATCGACCGCAAGAAGGACATCGTGAAACTTCAGCACGGCGAGTACGTGGCCCTAGTCCACGTCGAAGCGGTGCTCAAGTCCTGTCCACTCGTCGAAAACGCGTTCGTGTACGGTAACTCCCGGTACGCTTACCTGGTGACCTTCGTGTCGCCCAACTACGACCAATTGCTGCGCTTGGCTCGACGCCTCGGCAGGGAACAATTAGCATCTATGAGAGAGCTGTGCGCCGATTCCGTAGTCGCCGGCACCGCCGAGGAGTTTATTCTGAACTACGCGCGTTCGTGCGATTTGCAGAAGGCCGAGGTGCCTCGCAAGGTGAGACTATGTCACGAAGAATGGACGCCGGACACGGGACTAGTCACGCCCACgttgaagctttgcagaaagccTCTGCAAAAGTACTACGAGAGTGATATAAACGCTCTTTACGAGTCGGACGAGGAATGCGTTGTGCCTCTCATACACCGCCCCGAGTAGTTGTGATGGAAGTTATTAGGCTATATTTGTGATACGGTTGAAGTACTGGGTATCATAGCTTACCTATACCGACTGGCAAGCGTTCAAATACAAGGCCCGCACTGGAGTGACACTGACGGAGGAAGCTCTCGCAAAATGGCGTGCCTGCAGACCAAGAAATGGGCACTCGTCATACATTACAAACGTAGGCGTACGTAGTGTTCGCCATTAGAGGTGGGTGAAGTGTCACCccagtgcctccccccccccccccattggtaAAGTCCGAAAGAAAAGATTCGCAATGGATGCAGAActgaaaatgaagcgacgacgTACTTCTctcaacggcctgcctttggtccccggctctCCGTGGGTAAAAGTGGcgagtaaacagttcttggaatacaACATCAGGGGTCATCGGCCCTCATTCTCGTGAAAAAACTTGCATGTTCATGACCCCGAACTTCAAACGATGGCCGGACAGGGTCCGACTAAGTAAGGTAtacggggcagacttggcgcctccCTTAGACGATTCggtgggcggccgcccccctgctcTCCCTGTGCGCCCGCCTATGATTACGATGGTCAAGCGGACACCAAACACGAGAACAACGTCGAGTGAGCTGCGCAATATGCACTGCTGCCGTAATTAAGACCGTGCAACGTCTTGTATATATGTAATGATTACATTGACCTGTAAGATAAAGGAGCCCTGAACATGGACCCTTACATCACTTCTTGCTGAGACAACCGTGCCCAGGAACGCTCCTCACCTTCGGGCGTTGTTGGCTGGAGTGCTGGGTGTGTGAGTACAGTCGCGCACAATATGACTAGCAACACGGGAGCACGTGGCCTCAAGAGCTCCAAGATCACCGATGGCTTCCACAACCCATTACATCACTAACTGAATGCTCTTCTTTCACTTGGGGAGGATATAATACAATAAAATATAATTTAGTTGAGCAAATGAAGGCAGATTGAAGCCATGCGCGATCCTTTGGCTcatgaggccacacgctcccatTTTGCAAGTTatactgagcgcgactgtacgtgtgtctctttctcttttctttccccTTTTCCCACTGACAAATTGAGGCACCACTGGCGACATTTTCGTTTTGTAATAAAGGACAATAATCGTTTGACTTTATATGTAGAAGAATTGTAACCACCCAACAAGTCAGTGGGCACGGCGTTGCAGACTCTAAGCTGATATCCAACGTAGTTGTACGAACGGTCAAACAATTTCATTAAAAGCGACCAACAGGTAATACGTTTCCCCGTTGCGGTATGCGATTTATGCAGGTTCTCTTTTTCATCCTGCGCGATTCGCTTTAAAAAAAATCCAAATGCAAGGTATATAGCAGCTATCCGCGATCCAGATCCTTGGAGTGATCACTGCTTCTAATGGTGTACCTGAGGCAAACATGAGTTCCAGTGAAAAAGAGAGCTGGGGGTTGACGAAGGGACACGTACTCTATTGTAGTCACACGCAGAGCGCTCTGAGGGCTCTGAGGGCTATAGAGCTTCTgagggctatatatatatatatatatatatatatatatatatatatatatatatatatatatatatatatatatatatattccataaCTTCCATTCGAGTTTtacaaaaaatgaaataaaatgaaatgtacAAGTCGAAAAATAAGTTCACACCTCTCTTTTCCCCTCCATTCCAGTGCGCACACCCAAATGCATAGCAGTGCATGGAGTTGTCGATCGCAGGAAATTGTGCAGCGTCCGAGCGACTATTCTGACATGCTGACTGTGTGGTCGCTCAAGTTGCCGGTGTCTTTTGTAGCATGTTTTTGCCTGTTTTTAACACAATTATCTTTTGGTACGGACCATAGTATTAAAAAGGCGAGCACGTGGATTCTGAGGATCAGGCTTATCGGTTGCTACCCAAACAACAATGCTAGCGGTGCGAATTGACCAAGTGACAACTAAATCTCTACGAATTAAAAACATTCCTTTGATCTGTAGAAAAAAGAACGTGGTTCGAGACATCGAAACCAGtaactttcttttctctcttattTTACA
Protein-coding regions in this window:
- the LOC119375052 gene encoding long-chain-fatty-acid--CoA ligase 4 gives rise to the protein MFSFAIDLVVFLIKVLVTAYDVISIPVYFVLQKPWVYWKQKRLRFAKPIKDGDPSSPYVRPETLDIECLKGVRTLDEATRKAVRSYPERPALGTRPVLGQSEDKQPDGRVFKKLVLGDYQWLTYDEVDQKIDLTARGLQAIGLRPRQRMAILAETRLEWFVTAQACFRANVPLVTLYATLSNEGIVSAVNRTAVTHLVTSADLLPRVISISGKTPSLTHIVYMENASSKQLQPSAAQGPQVMPFSSLQTLGSQRYLQECRPTPDDIAIIMFTSGSTGIPKGVMATHSNLMTTMRSFAFLCQNFGVAGSEDVYIAFLPLAHMLELSFEILLMSVGGRIGYSSPLTLTDKSNGVDPSCRGDATVLKPTQITCVPLVADRIRKGINEMAASKGALFKALFDYAVQYKCRWLNLGFDTPILNRVLFNKTSRVLGGKTKFIVSGSAPLSNQTRWFLRACLNCPVVEGYGLSETSCVTTAMDRRDTSTGRVGPPLPGCYLRLVDWPEGGYSVADKPNPRGEVVVGGPCITKGYFEDEELTRESFREEGGVRWFYTGDVGEIFPNGTLKIIDRKKDIVKLQHGEYVALVHVEAVLKSCPLVENAFVYGNSRYAYLVTFVSPNYDQLLRLARRLGREQLASMRELCADSVVAGTAEEFILNYARSCDLQKAEVPRKVRLCHEEWTPDTGLVTPTLKLCRKPLQKYYESDINALYESDEECVVPLIHRPE